The following are from one region of the Candidatus Neomarinimicrobiota bacterium genome:
- a CDS encoding phosphocholine cytidylyltransferase family protein, producing MRAIILAAGIGSRLGNPRPKPLTKLSTGEMIMGRQVDYLKQVVSVDDIFVVIGFKKDLIMEEFSELTYVFNNVYDRTNTSKSLLKAMRKVRADDVIWLNGDVVFDPEVLARVVDSKTSCMAVNTSSVAEEEVKYTLSTDGSINEVSKTVKNALGESVGINKIISSDVPLLIEMLERCEDDHYFERGIEFAINAGLKIYPVDVSDVLCIEVDFTEDLEKANSELGEV from the coding sequence GTGAGAGCAATAATTCTAGCAGCCGGTATAGGTTCCCGCCTTGGGAATCCCCGTCCTAAGCCCCTGACCAAACTTTCCACGGGGGAAATGATTATGGGCAGACAGGTTGATTATCTAAAACAAGTTGTCTCAGTAGATGACATTTTTGTTGTGATTGGGTTTAAAAAAGACCTTATCATGGAAGAATTTTCTGAACTGACCTATGTCTTTAACAACGTCTATGATAGAACGAACACCTCAAAAAGCCTGCTGAAGGCCATGCGCAAGGTCAGAGCAGATGATGTCATCTGGCTTAACGGCGATGTGGTTTTCGATCCTGAAGTTCTGGCTAGAGTAGTTGATTCAAAAACATCATGTATGGCAGTCAACACCTCATCAGTGGCTGAAGAAGAGGTCAAATATACCCTGTCTACTGATGGTTCAATCAATGAGGTCTCCAAAACGGTAAAGAATGCCCTGGGTGAGTCTGTGGGCATTAACAAAATCATATCAAGTGATGTGCCCCTCCTGATTGAGATGCTGGAACGTTGTGAAGATGATCATTATTTTGAACGTGGCATTGAATTCGCCATTAACGCTGGGTTGAAAATCTATCCTGTTGATGTTTCAGATGTGCTGTGTATTGAGGTTGACTTCACTGAAGATCTTGAAAAAGCCAACAGCGAATTAGGAGAGGTGTGA
- a CDS encoding LicD family protein, whose translation MSNSFSTALKVFQQSNLSYTIGAESLVGLVEGDIYKYTHNLRIYLFPTSILRIILLAFKLLKSGVIFKPKYTQGRLFYKLRYKPSLLKKESTFVSVLPLESTNEGFVAFLGGHDTFFSTEDLNQTSLQEIELNDLSVMVPEDHINFEQKYRSELMSGFYQKHGVQFDSESEKKAVRFMHKNVAAMNEAGIDFWIEGGTLLGALRDQKLIPWDHDLDFGMKYESEAQMKRLIRKLRRHFYVSVRSFPRTSKIWHLGNYRVLKIYPRKNLFFKEDLCLDLFVYYEGTLPGKDELVYKYVVWDRNAYHRKEFFDTTETINFYGGEVPVPAKAEQFIEVKYGKDWRTPKKEWNVALDDGSIYKED comes from the coding sequence GTGAGCAATTCCTTTTCCACAGCCCTGAAGGTCTTCCAACAATCAAATTTAAGCTATACCATTGGCGCTGAATCGCTGGTTGGACTTGTTGAAGGTGACATTTACAAATACACCCACAATCTGCGCATCTACCTGTTCCCCACCTCTATCCTTCGAATCATCTTGCTGGCCTTTAAGCTTCTGAAATCCGGTGTTATTTTTAAGCCTAAGTATACCCAGGGGCGACTTTTCTATAAACTGAGGTACAAGCCGAGTCTCCTGAAAAAGGAATCAACATTTGTCAGCGTTCTACCTCTGGAATCCACCAATGAAGGGTTTGTTGCATTTTTAGGAGGGCATGACACATTTTTCTCGACTGAAGATTTAAACCAAACTTCCCTTCAGGAAATTGAACTAAACGATCTTTCTGTCATGGTTCCAGAAGATCACATCAATTTTGAGCAAAAATACCGTAGTGAATTGATGTCAGGTTTTTACCAGAAACATGGGGTTCAGTTTGATTCTGAATCTGAGAAAAAAGCTGTCCGGTTCATGCATAAAAATGTGGCAGCAATGAATGAGGCAGGCATTGATTTTTGGATAGAAGGCGGAACCCTTCTCGGAGCTCTCCGAGATCAAAAATTAATTCCCTGGGATCATGATCTTGACTTTGGAATGAAGTACGAATCTGAAGCCCAAATGAAGCGACTCATTCGAAAGTTGCGTCGTCACTTTTATGTAAGTGTACGATCCTTTCCCAGGACCTCCAAAATCTGGCATTTGGGGAATTATCGAGTGCTAAAAATATATCCACGGAAAAACCTGTTCTTTAAAGAAGATTTGTGTCTCGATCTCTTTGTTTACTACGAGGGGACCCTGCCCGGCAAGGATGAGCTTGTCTACAAATATGTGGTCTGGGACAGAAATGCCTACCACCGCAAGGAATTCTTTGACACCACAGAGACCATTAACTTTTATGGCGGCGAGGTTCCCGTCCCTGCCAAAGCAGAGCAGTTTATTGAGGTCAAATATGGCAAGGATTGGCGTACCCCCAAAAAGGAGTGGAAT